From one Anopheles cruzii chromosome 3, idAnoCruzAS_RS32_06, whole genome shotgun sequence genomic stretch:
- the LOC128275444 gene encoding ATP-binding cassette sub-family C member 10 has translation MNLEQFWTNVCPTGLRPWVQTGTDLAPCFQELALQLPVLVLFAVYSSYYYGTHWRRVTRNETQLRALRWRIFATLGIAILPAIKVLYIFRLHQRIYPIDILIACVQLLAGSIHCCLLVSSVRHGLVSHRGPLTVIVLWTLLLALCGIWLHTNLSSDYWLWYVAHFVLYLCYGGTLVAPGSAFHPRAPRRSENERQALLSQSYTRLFEDIEETPLGPIEDEANFLSRFVFNWVRPLIAKGASGKLRTNDDLFDLPESLNLQRIVRKLQVALDDTASLFKSLHRCFGWEFYLIGLLRLVADLAGFAGPILLGGLLRSENQPNVTDPSPPVPDEPGLGQPTDFKAYYYALGLLCSTMISCFAGVHFNWRMTLISSKMRMSIVTAIYRKSLTAKRVLNVRSEILNLMSTDTDRIVNSCVSFHSFWSIPFQLFTTLYLLYTQLGVAFAAGLLFALLLIPINRKIAQTIATLSEGLMGAKDARITITSESICGAKEIKLNAWEDVFIQRIQELRKTEMSFLSKRKYLDALCVYFWATTPVLVSLLTFGAYILVLGQPLTAATTYTSVALLNMLIGPLNAFPWVLNGLTEAWVSLKRVQSLVELPNTNLEEYYRPLTAQSDDLPFSQTSQRPVVVAITDSSFEHETKRSRTELNTVQEDIVDFAFHDLNIKVRQGELICLQGPVGGGKSSLLQVLLGNFRCTKGAVSVADARFEGFGYVAQSPWLQQGTIRDNIIWGESYDDVRYKGVIHACALQHDLEALGGDGTSVGEQGRSLSGGQKARVALARAVYQQKAIYLLDDVLASLDAHVAKHIIRYCIFGLLKDSTRIVVTTHPMVLARATQILHVQAGEIRQSDTANMDSLLSDFDDYDDETLDGPSVVNRGSPRGSMDDRRSTTVNALEEETREYGQIDHHVIGSYWQAAGRSLGFWVLMAILLMQVSRNLTDAWLAYWVGMSNPGVPRPVTPENHTVLLLAYVTDIAQESGNGTFFYLGIYAGLALGNSLFTLLRAFLFAVAGLKAAKCIHDRLLNSVIYTKLQFFDVVPLGRILNRFSSDVYTVDDTLPFILNILLAQFFGLMGALFISLYAMPWLALLIIPLVPIYLTLQTKYRHASRDIKRLSSNALSPLYAHFTETLQGLATIRAFRGEPRFQRDFLFKLSESIKAQLSAAAAQQWLGLRLQLLGAFLVGGSGLLAAITSAHMTAPELVGLAISYALSITGLLSGLLNAVAETEQEFVAVERIHQYCQLEPEVNADGSADPPFGWPSQGVVVFENVTMSYRVHLPCAIRSINIDVKPCERLSIVGRTGSGKTSVLAALLRVAPLHKGTITIDFVNIDTLPLDVLRSRVALISQDPFLFTGTIRENLDPRSVHIDLEIWEAITCCLASPIVQSLGGLYAKLEGNGTNLSAGQKQLLCLTRALLKKSKIVLIDEGTANLDSESDSAIQLVLKNAFRGRTVIVVAHRLHSILDTDAVLVMQDGTVAEYGIPRELAKQTSSLFHNLLQEQQNQPLS, from the exons ATGAACCTGGAGCAATTCTGGACCAACGTGTGCCCTACCGGTTTGCGACCGTGGGTTCAAACAGGCACCGATCTAGCACCGTGCTTCCAGGAACTTGCCCTACAGTTACCTGTTCTGGTGCTGTTCGCTGTGTACTCTTCCTACTACTACGGGACACACTGGCGAAGGGTTACTCGCAACGAAACGCAGCTCAGAGCGCTGAGGTGGCGAATATTCGCCACCCTAGGTATTGCCATCCTGCCGGCGATAAAAGTGCTGTACATCTTTCGCCTCCACCAGCGGATCTATCCGATTGACATTCTAATTGCTTGCGTGCAGCTACTCGCCGGATCGATCCATTGCTGTTTGCTGGTTTCATCGGTTCGCCACGGATTAGTCAGTCATCGCGGCCCGCTGACGGTGATCGTACTGTGGACATTGCTGTTGGCCCTGTGCGGTATATGGTTGCATACCAATCTGTCCAGCGACTATTGGTTGTGGTACGTGGCGCACTTTGTGCTATACCTTTGCTACGGCGGAACGCTAGTTGCTCCCGGAAGTGCCTTTCACCCCCGCGCACCACGGCGGAGCGAAAACGAACGACAGGCTCTGCTTTCCCAGTCGTATACACGTCTGTTTGAGGACATCGAAGAGACCCCACTGGGGCCGATAGAAGATGAGGCCAACTTTCTGTCGCGATTCGTTTTCAACTGGGTCCGACCGTTGATTGCCAAGGGGGCCAGCGGAAAACTGCGCACGAACGACGATCTTTTCGATTTACCCGAATCTCTCAATCTGCAGCGCATTGTCCGTAAACTACAGGTGGCTCTAGATGACACGGCTTCGCTTTTCAAGTCCCTGCATCGCTGTTTCGGTTGGGAATTTTATCTGATTGGACTTCTACGCCTGGTGGCCGATCTCGCCGGATTTGCCGGGCCCATTCTTCTGGGTGGTCTGCTGCGCTCCGAAAATCAGCCCAACGTTACGGACCCATCCCCACCTGTTCCGGATGAACCGGGCCTGGGTCAACCGACAGATTTCAAGGCCTACTATTACGCACTGGGATTACTCTGTTCCACGATGATCAGTTGCTTCGCTGGCGTGCACTTCAACTGGCGGATGACGCTGATCAGTAGCAAGATGCGTATGTCGATCGTAACGGCCATCTATCGCAAATCGCTTACCGCCAAGCGAGTACTAAATGTGCGCTCGGAGATACTGAACCTTATGTCGACCGACACGGACCGGATCGTGAATTCGTGCGTCAGTTTCCACTCGTTCTGGAGCATTCCGTTTCAACTGTTCACCACGCTGTATCTACTGTACACGCAGCTTGGTGTGGCCTTCGCCGCTGGAttattgtttgcattgctGCTCATTCCCATTAATCGCAAGATTGCGCAAACAATAGCGACACTGTCGGAAGGGCTGATGGGAGCAAAGGATGCCCGGATAACGATCACTTCCGAAAGCATTTGCGGTGCCAAGGAAATCAAGCTGAACGCCTGGGAAGACGTTTTCATCCAGAGGATCCAGGAGCTTCGGAAAACTGAGATGAGCTTTCTTTCAAAGCGCAAGTACCTCGATGCGCTGTGTGTGTACTTCTGGGCCACGACACCGGTCCTCGTGTCGCTACTCACTTTCGGGGCTTACATATTGGTGCTGGGGCAACCACTGACAGCAGCCACAACGTACACCAGTGTCGCGCTGCTTAATATGCTCATTGGGCCACTAAATGCCTTCCCGTGGGTACTGAATGGACTCACCGAAGCGTGGGTATCGCTAAAGCGCGTCCAATCGCTCGTCGAACTACCGAATACCAACCTGGAGGAATACTACAGGCCGCTAACGGCTCAGTCCGATGACCTGCCATTTTCGCAAACCTCGCAACGGCCCGTTGTAGTGGCCATCACAGACTCTAGTTTTGAGCACGAAACTAAGCGCAGCCGCACCGAGCTTAACACGGTGCAGGAAGATATCGTCGATTTCGCGTTCCACGATCTCAACATCAAAGTGCGGCAGGGAGAACTGATTTGCCTGCAGGGTCCGGTGGGTGGCGGAAAGTCGTCTCTGTTGCAGGTCCTGCTGGGAAACTTTCGTTGCACGAAGGGCGCCGTTTCGGTAGCAGATGCTCGATTTGAAGGTTTCGGTTACGTGGCGCAGAGCCCGTGGTTACAGCAGGGCACCATTAGGGACAACATTATATGGGGTGAAAGCTACGACGACGTCCGCTACAAAGGGGTCATCCATGCGTGCGCCCTGCAGCACGATTTGGAGGCACTGGGCGGCGATGGTACGAGTGTTGGCGAGCAAGGCCGCAGCCTATCCGGAGGGCAGAAAGCTCGCGTTGCGCTGGCCCGGGCCGTGTACCAGCAGAAGGCGATCTACCTACTGGACGATGTACTCGCTTCGCTGGATGCACATGTTGCCAAACACATTATACGGTATTGCATTTTTGGCCTGCTGAAGGACAGCACGCGCATCGTGGTCACCACGCACCCGATGGTTCTGGCAAGGGCCACGCAAATTCTTCACGTGCAAGCTGGCGAGATACGGCAGAGCGATACAGCGAACATGGATTCGTTGCTGAGCGATTTTGATGATTACGACGATGAAACACTGGATGGGCCATCGGTGGTCAATAGAGGCAGCCCACGCGGTTCGATGGATGATCGGCGTAGCACCACTGTCAACGCCCTCGAGGAAGAAACACGCGAGTACGGTCAAATCGACCACCACGTTATCGGATCCTACTGGCAGGCTGCAGGACGATCGCTTGGTTTTTGGGTGTTAATGGCCATTTTACTGATGCAAGTGTCGCGCAATCTTACCGATGCGTGGCTAGCGTACTGGGTAGGAATGTCCAATCCAGGAGTGCCGCGACCGGTAACTCCCGAAAATCATACAGTTTTACTGCTTGCATATGTGACCGACATTGCACAAGAATCCGGTAATGGCACCTTCTTCTATCTCGGAATATATGCAGGGTTGGCGCTAGGCAACTCTTTATTCACACTTTTGCGAGCTTTTTTGTTCGCTGTAGCTGGACTGAAAGCGGCCAAGTGCATACATGATCGCTTGTTGAACAGTGTGATTTAC ACGAAACTGCAGTTCTTCGATGTGGTTCCTCTCGGCAGGATTCTGAATCGATTTTCGTCAGATGTTTACACCGTCGACGACACCCTGCCCTTCATATTGAACATTCTGTTGGCACAGTTTTTCGGGCTCATGGGTGCACTGTTCATCAGCCTGTATGCCATGCCCTGGCTGGCTTTGCTTATCATTCCGCTTGTGCCGATCTACCTCACGCTTCAAACCAAATATCGCCACGCTTCGCGCGACATCAAACGGCTTTCAAGCAATGCCCTTTCGCCGCTGTATGCCCACTTCACGGAGACCCTTCAGGGGCTTGCCACCATACGGGCCTTCCGCGGCGAGCCACGTTTTCAGCGAGACTTTCTTTTCAAGCTCAGCGAAAGCATTAAGGCACAACTGTCCGCGGCAGCCGCACAGCAGTGGCTAGGGTTGCGGTTGCAGCTGCTTGGTGCGTTTCTGGTTGGCGGATCCGGACTGTTGGCAGCGATCACTTCAGCCCACATGACCGCGCCCGAACTGGTGGGGCTGGCCATTTCGTATGCCCTCTCCATTACTGGCCTGCTGTCGGGACTGTTGAATGCGGTAGCGGAAACCGAGCAGGAATTCGTTGCCGTGGAACGCATTCACCAGTACTGTCAGCTCGAACCGGAAGTCAATGCGGATGGTTCGGCCGATCCACCGTTCGGATGGCCCTCGCAGGGAGTAGTCGTGTTCGAGAACGTTACCATGTCCTACCGCGTACATTTACCGTGTGCTATCCGGTCCATCAACATCGACGTCAAGCCCTGCGAAAGGCTGAGCATCGTTGGGCGAACCGGATCCGGGAAGACATCCGTACTGGCAGCACTATTGCGCGTGGCACCGCTACATAAGGGCACCATCACGATAGATTTTGTGAACATCGACACGCTGCCATTGGACGTTTTGCGCAGTCGAGTGGCGCTCATCTCCCAGGATCCGTTTCTATTCACCGGAACGATACGGGAGAATCTAGACCCACGTTCCGTGCACATCGATTTGGAAATCTGGGAAGCAATCACCTGCTGTTTGGCCAGTCCGATTGTTCAATCGCTCGGCGGACTGTACGCAAAACTGGAAGGCAACGGCACTAACCTTTCGGCTGGCCAAAAACAGCTACTGTGTCTTACTCGTGCGTTGCTGAAAAAGTCTAAAATCGTGCTTATCGATGAAGGAACGGCCAATCTCGACTCTGAGTCCGATTCCGCTATCCAATTGGTTCTCAAGAACGCCTTCCGCGGTCGTACGGTAATCGTTGTAGCCCACCGACTGCACAGTATCCTCGATACCGACGCGGTTTTAGTCATGCAGGATGGCACCGTGGCCGAGTACGGCATACCGAGAGAACTTGCCAAACAAACGAGCTCCCTGTTCCACAATTTACTTCAGGAGCAGCAAAACCAACCGTTATCTTAA